A window from Pokkaliibacter sp. MBI-7 encodes these proteins:
- a CDS encoding FdhF/YdeP family oxidoreductase: MNQSKSDQVPSASSTIETYYHPYQGSAGGWGALKATTRHWLQSRNSTRNVKTMLKTNQPHGFDCPGCAWGEKHDPSMIRFCENGAKAVNWEATSKRVDAAFFARYSVSWLYQQSDYFLEYQGRLTEPMRYDPVSDHYLPISWNDAFALIAETLKGLDHADQAEFYTSGRASNEAAFLYQLFARAYGTNNFPDCSNMCHEASGYGLTSSIGVGKGTVEIEDFEQADAVFVFGQNPGTNHPRMLDTLREVIKRGAQVVCFNNLKERGLERFTHPQNPVEMLSNGYTRMNTAYYTPKIGGDMAAVRGMVKVLIELEEAAQQRGEAIFDHAFIAEHTDGMAAYLAEVAATPWQHIIEQSGLSREEITAAAQVYARADRVICTWAMGVTQHRHSVPTVHEIVNLLLLRGNIGKHGAGACPVRGHSNVQGDRTMGINERPSEVFINNLERRFDIKVPRHHGHATVETIQAMLEGSSKVFIGLGGNFAAATPDTALTEQALRRCELTVQISTKLNRSHLVTGKQALILPCMGRTDIDMQASGPQRVTVEDSFSMVHASGGVLEPLSAEIRSEPAIIAAMAEATLGKQPVDWSALAADYDHIRDLIADVIPGFSEFNRKIDQPGGFYLGNSARERQWQTPTSKAIAHCHSLPAHILPEEVASQLNSQTLIMQTLRSHDQYNTTIYGLNDRYRGIRGERKVVFINPADMERLSLHAGQEVSIRSLWGDNIQRQVEGFKLVPYDIPAGNVAAYYPETNPLVPLNSVGDFSRTPTSKSIAVILTAHQSMRIA; the protein is encoded by the coding sequence ATGAATCAGTCAAAATCAGATCAGGTTCCCAGCGCCAGCAGTACTATTGAAACGTATTACCATCCCTACCAGGGTTCTGCCGGAGGATGGGGAGCGCTGAAGGCCACCACCCGCCACTGGCTGCAAAGTCGCAACTCCACCCGTAACGTCAAAACCATGCTGAAGACCAACCAGCCCCACGGTTTTGACTGCCCCGGCTGTGCCTGGGGTGAAAAACATGATCCGAGCATGATCCGTTTCTGCGAGAACGGCGCCAAAGCGGTGAACTGGGAAGCCACCAGCAAGAGGGTCGATGCGGCCTTTTTTGCGCGTTACAGCGTCAGCTGGCTCTATCAGCAGAGCGACTATTTTCTTGAGTATCAGGGCCGTCTGACTGAGCCCATGCGCTACGACCCGGTCAGTGATCACTATCTTCCCATCAGTTGGAATGATGCTTTCGCACTGATTGCTGAGACGCTCAAAGGCCTGGACCATGCCGACCAGGCGGAGTTCTACACCTCAGGCCGTGCCAGCAACGAAGCCGCGTTCCTCTATCAGTTGTTTGCCCGTGCCTACGGCACCAACAACTTCCCCGACTGCTCCAATATGTGCCACGAAGCCAGCGGCTATGGCCTGACCAGCAGCATTGGTGTGGGCAAAGGCACGGTAGAGATTGAAGATTTCGAGCAGGCCGACGCAGTCTTTGTATTTGGCCAAAACCCCGGCACCAATCACCCACGTATGCTCGATACACTGCGTGAAGTGATCAAGCGTGGTGCTCAGGTGGTGTGTTTCAACAACCTCAAAGAGCGCGGACTGGAGCGTTTCACCCACCCTCAAAACCCGGTGGAAATGCTGAGTAACGGCTACACCCGCATGAATACGGCCTACTACACCCCCAAAATTGGCGGTGACATGGCCGCCGTACGAGGCATGGTCAAGGTCCTGATCGAGCTGGAGGAAGCCGCCCAGCAACGCGGCGAGGCGATTTTCGACCATGCTTTTATCGCTGAGCATACTGACGGCATGGCGGCGTATCTGGCAGAAGTGGCAGCCACCCCGTGGCAACACATCATCGAACAGTCTGGACTGAGCCGTGAGGAGATAACTGCGGCAGCGCAGGTGTATGCCCGGGCCGACCGGGTGATCTGCACCTGGGCGATGGGCGTCACCCAGCACCGCCATTCGGTCCCCACCGTGCATGAGATCGTCAATCTGTTACTACTGCGTGGCAATATCGGCAAGCACGGCGCGGGAGCCTGCCCAGTACGCGGCCACAGTAATGTGCAGGGTGACCGCACCATGGGCATCAATGAGCGCCCATCGGAAGTCTTTATCAACAACCTTGAGCGCCGCTTTGATATCAAGGTGCCGCGTCACCATGGCCATGCCACCGTAGAAACCATTCAGGCCATGCTGGAAGGCAGCAGTAAGGTGTTTATTGGTCTGGGGGGCAACTTCGCTGCCGCCACTCCGGATACCGCGCTGACGGAACAGGCATTACGCCGTTGTGAGCTGACGGTCCAGATCAGCACCAAGCTTAACCGCTCTCATCTGGTGACCGGTAAACAGGCACTGATCCTGCCCTGCATGGGTCGCACGGACATTGATATGCAGGCCAGCGGCCCTCAACGGGTCACAGTGGAAGACTCATTCAGCATGGTCCATGCCTCCGGTGGTGTGCTGGAGCCGCTGTCTGCCGAGATCAGGTCAGAACCCGCCATCATTGCCGCGATGGCCGAGGCCACGCTGGGCAAACAGCCCGTTGACTGGTCTGCCCTGGCGGCCGACTACGATCACATTCGCGACCTGATCGCTGACGTTATCCCGGGCTTCAGCGAGTTCAATCGCAAAATTGATCAGCCCGGTGGCTTCTATCTGGGCAACAGTGCCCGTGAACGGCAGTGGCAAACCCCGACCAGCAAGGCCATTGCCCATTGTCACTCACTGCCGGCACATATCCTGCCGGAAGAGGTGGCCAGCCAGCTGAACAGCCAGACCCTGATCATGCAGACTCTGCGTTCACATGATCAGTACAACACCACCATCTACGGCCTGAATGACCGTTACCGGGGTATCAGGGGCGAGCGCAAGGTGGTCTTTATCAATCCGGCAGATATGGAGCGACTGAGTCTTCACGCCGGCCAGGAAGTCAGCATTCGCTCACTGTGGGGTGATAACATCCAGCGTCAGGTCGAGGGCTTCAAGCTGGTTCCCTACGATATTCCTGCAGGCAATGTCGCCGCCTACTATCCGGAAACCAATCCGCTGGTTCCGCTCAACAGCGTGGGTGATTTCAGCCGCACCCCAACATCAAAAAGTATTGCCGTTATACTGACTGCACATCAATCCATGCGGATTGCCTGA
- a CDS encoding META domain-containing protein, protein MSRLLHTFLLGSSLLLAACIPRPQSSTPDQPLENTYWKLTQLGTDPVQPDTRMREPYLQLSPEQQRVTGFSGCNLLAGQYQLTARQLHLGPLISTRMACMQGMALESHYIQALEQVRGWQISGHTLTLLDAQQQPLLQFEESNK, encoded by the coding sequence ATGTCCCGCCTCCTGCATACGTTTCTGCTTGGCAGCAGCCTGCTGCTCGCCGCCTGCATTCCTCGTCCACAGAGCTCCACCCCCGATCAGCCACTGGAAAATACCTACTGGAAACTCACACAGCTGGGCACTGACCCCGTGCAGCCCGATACCCGGATGCGTGAGCCGTACCTGCAGCTCAGCCCGGAACAGCAACGTGTTACGGGTTTCAGTGGCTGTAACCTGCTGGCGGGTCAGTATCAGCTGACTGCCCGCCAGCTGCATCTGGGCCCGCTGATCAGCACGCGCATGGCCTGCATGCAGGGCATGGCGCTGGAAAGTCACTATATACAAGCTCTGGAACAGGTTCGGGGCTGGCAAATAAGCGGGCACACCCTGACTCTGCTGGACGCACAGCAGCAGCCCCTGCTGCAGTTTGAGGAAAGCAATAAATAA
- a CDS encoding diacylglycerol kinase has product MKPQRQGMSRLIHASIYSWQGLKLAWHHEAAIRQECMALLVLIPVACLLHVTALERALLIVSVFAVLVVELLNSAIEAVVDRIGHEMHPLSGQAKDMGSAAVLVTLMAAVGVWLCILL; this is encoded by the coding sequence ATGAAGCCACAACGGCAAGGTATGTCACGCCTGATACATGCCTCTATCTACTCCTGGCAAGGCCTGAAGCTGGCCTGGCACCATGAGGCGGCCATTCGCCAGGAATGCATGGCCCTGCTGGTGCTGATCCCCGTTGCCTGCCTGCTCCATGTTACTGCGCTGGAACGTGCTCTGCTGATTGTCAGCGTTTTTGCTGTGCTGGTGGTGGAGTTACTGAACTCTGCCATTGAGGCGGTGGTTGACCGTATCGGTCACGAAATGCACCCCCTGAGCGGTCAGGCCAAAGACATGGGTTCGGCTGCCGTTCTGGTTACTCTTATGGCCGCTGTCGGAGTCTGGTTATGCATCCTGCTGTAA
- a CDS encoding phosphatase PAP2 family protein: MHPAVNDAPPSLLRRCANRSSSPQPPAHLSMQKFWVNHLFYPLLAFALAVLIISVFHLDRVVADALYWAEGHQWALKDSWLTTTLIHKGGKNLSIAIAVVTLLMLATSWVRPALGHWRRPLTFLLLAAATSSLLIVSAKSLTHIACPWDFNRYGGNLPFMSELDQFLHNDSGRCFPAGHASAGYAWLALYFVGLYRHSGWRWMGLMLAVTMGVVFGISQQLRGAHFISHDVWTFAISWFTALVWFRLVMYRSYKLSLSSGVANSSPVFTSTPSAYAAETGIKVSS, from the coding sequence ATGCATCCTGCTGTAAACGATGCTCCCCCCTCGTTATTACGCCGTTGTGCCAATCGTTCTTCCTCTCCTCAGCCACCCGCTCATCTGTCGATGCAGAAGTTCTGGGTCAATCACCTGTTTTATCCGCTGCTGGCTTTTGCACTGGCGGTACTGATCATTAGCGTTTTCCACCTCGACCGGGTTGTAGCAGATGCACTGTACTGGGCGGAAGGCCATCAGTGGGCACTGAAGGATAGCTGGCTCACCACCACCCTGATTCACAAAGGCGGCAAGAATCTTTCGATTGCTATTGCCGTGGTGACATTGCTGATGCTGGCAACCAGCTGGGTGAGGCCGGCATTAGGTCACTGGCGCCGTCCGCTGACCTTTCTGCTGCTGGCTGCCGCCACCAGCTCGTTACTGATTGTCAGCGCCAAGTCGCTGACCCATATTGCCTGCCCGTGGGACTTCAATCGCTATGGCGGCAATCTGCCGTTCATGAGTGAACTCGATCAGTTCCTCCACAACGACAGCGGTCGCTGCTTTCCTGCTGGCCATGCCAGTGCGGGCTACGCCTGGCTGGCATTGTATTTTGTCGGACTCTATCGCCACTCTGGCTGGCGCTGGATGGGGCTGATGCTGGCTGTGACTATGGGCGTGGTATTTGGCATTTCCCAGCAGCTGCGTGGTGCCCACTTCATCTCCCATGATGTCTGGACCTTCGCTATCAGCTGGTTTACCGCACTGGTTTGGTTCCGGCTGGTCATGTACCGCAGCTACAAGCTGAGCCTGAGCAGCGGCGTTGCGAACAGCTCACCTGTTTTCACTTCCACTCCTTCTGCCTACGCGGCTGAAACCGGTATCAAGGTTTCTTCATGA